AATTAATAATGGTCAAATTTATTTTGAGTTTTCTATTCCTAGAATGGGAAAACGTGTCGACAATATTTTAATCATTAAAGATTTCATCTTTGTACTTGAATTTAAAGTGGGTGATACAGAATATCAAAAGCATGGAATAGATCAAACTGTAGACTACTGTTTAGACTTGAAAAATTTCCATGAAGGCAGCCACCACGAAAAACTTGTACCTGTACTGATCTCTACAAGAGCTCCCAATTTTAAGAACAGTTATGAAGTAAACGACAGGCTGTTTGAACCTCTTAAAGCAAATCAAAACAATATTGGTAGTATCATAGCCGAGACACTTTTATCGAGTAACGGATTACAAATCAATCCTATTCTTTGGGAGAATTCAATTTACAAACCTACTCCAACTATAATAGAAGCGTCACAGGCTCTTTATAGAGGTCACTCAGTTTCTGAAATTTCAAGGCATGATGCAGGGGCAATTAACCTATCTATTACCACTGAATGTATAAATCGAATCATTGAACATTCTAAGGCTGAAGGTTCAAAATCAATTTGTTTTTTAACCGGTGTGCCAGGCGCAGGTAAAACCTTAGCCGGACTTAATATCGCCAATGAAAGAAGGAAAGCTCATGAAGATGAAAATGCAGTATTTCTTTCAGGAAATGGACCTTTAGTGTATGTGCTGAGAGAGGCTTTGGTAAGAGATGAAGTTCAAAAGGCAAAGGAAAAAGGCCAAAAGCTTACTAAGAAACAATCAGCTATTAAAGCCAATGCCTTTATTCAAAACATTCACCATTTTCGGGATGACAACCTCATCTCAAATCAAGCTCCAGATGAAAAGGTGGTTATTTTTGACGAAGCCCAAAGGGCATGGACCAAAAAGAAAGCTTCATCTTTTATGAAAGGGAAAGGAATGGAATTTGAAATGTCCGAACCTGAGTTTTTGATAGATGTAATGAATAGGCATTCTAATCATTGCACAATTATCTGTTTAATAGGGGGTGGACAAGAGATTAATACCGGTGAAGCTGGCCTATCTGAATGGGTAAATGCATTGAAAAGTCATCACCAAGATTGGGATATTTATTACTCCAATCTTATCACTAGTGACAATGACTATTTAGCTGACGAAGAACTAAAAAATTGGCTCCAAGCAAATGGTAATTCGGAAGAATATCTACACTTGTCAGTATCTGTCCGCTCATTTCGATCAGAAAGAATTTCATCTTTTGTTCACGAGGTTATAAGGGGCAATTCAATCCAAGCAAATTCCATATTGACAGATATCAATAGTGTATTTCCATTTTTCGTAACAAGAGACTTTAACACTGCAAAACAATGGCTTAGAAAAAAAGCTAAGGGAACAGAAAGAATCGGATTAGTTGGTAGTTCTGGAGGAAGACGTTTAAGGGCTGTTGGGATTGATGTGAAGAATGAAATTACTGCAGAGGATTGGTTTTTAAATGAAGCCACTGATGTTCGTTCCTCTTATTATCTTGAGACAGTCGCAACTGAGTTTGATATTCAGGGTTTGGAAATAGACTATCTGTGCTTGGCTTGGGATATTAATTTCTATTTCAAGGATGAGAAATGGAACTATCAATCCTTCGAGGGATCTAAATGGAAAGCTGTCAAAAGTGAGGTCGAAAAATCCTATCTAAGAAATGCCTACAGAGTACTCATGACTAGAGCTCGCCAAGGTATTGTTATCTTCATTCCACATGGAGAAAGCTTGGATCCCACTAGGCCTCTAGATTTATATGATAGCACTTTTGAATTTTTACTTTCATGCGGTATGAAGGAAATTTGATTTTCAACCCTACCCTAGCTCCCGAATTGCAACCGCTCGGGATTAAAATATCGGGACAGGCACTCCCCTTGAAGGCAGGGCATTTGATTCATTTCAGAAGGAAAATACTTTCCATTTAGCAGAATCGTGAAGGGGAGCTATCCATTTGGGACCAGATCATATCACTTTCAGCAGAGAGGATCGCCCTCTCCTAAAGGCCTGTCCCGGTGAACGGAGTGAAATCGGGAAGAAGGCAGGGGTGAGGTAGTAAAAATACCCTGTACTAGACTAGCCCCAGATTTTTGGACATTTTTTTCTTGTTATGTTGAATTTAGTGAATGGATTCGATAACTCACTGGACTCATTCCATTCAGGTTTAATCGGATTCTTTTGTGATTATAATAATGGATGTATTCTTTGATTTCTTTTTTCAGCTCATTGATTGAATTGTACTTTTTTAGATAGAACAATTCACATTTAAGGGTTCCAAAGAAATTTTCTATTATCGCATTGTCCAAGCAATTTCCTTTTCGGGACATACTTGGGACAATGTTCTTTTTGTGTAATGTATCCTGATACAATTTC
This genomic window from Algoriphagus sp. TR-M9 contains:
- a CDS encoding DUF2075 domain-containing protein: MQRSYYSNTISEFIKDNNDKILGQLIRNHDFAADILQRNAWVKQIEILKKELASINNGQIYFEFSIPRMGKRVDNILIIKDFIFVLEFKVGDTEYQKHGIDQTVDYCLDLKNFHEGSHHEKLVPVLISTRAPNFKNSYEVNDRLFEPLKANQNNIGSIIAETLLSSNGLQINPILWENSIYKPTPTIIEASQALYRGHSVSEISRHDAGAINLSITTECINRIIEHSKAEGSKSICFLTGVPGAGKTLAGLNIANERRKAHEDENAVFLSGNGPLVYVLREALVRDEVQKAKEKGQKLTKKQSAIKANAFIQNIHHFRDDNLISNQAPDEKVVIFDEAQRAWTKKKASSFMKGKGMEFEMSEPEFLIDVMNRHSNHCTIICLIGGGQEINTGEAGLSEWVNALKSHHQDWDIYYSNLITSDNDYLADEELKNWLQANGNSEEYLHLSVSVRSFRSERISSFVHEVIRGNSIQANSILTDINSVFPFFVTRDFNTAKQWLRKKAKGTERIGLVGSSGGRRLRAVGIDVKNEITAEDWFLNEATDVRSSYYLETVATEFDIQGLEIDYLCLAWDINFYFKDEKWNYQSFEGSKWKAVKSEVEKSYLRNAYRVLMTRARQGIVIFIPHGESLDPTRPLDLYDSTFEFLLSCGMKEI